The nucleotide sequence TGAAAGATTGCAAAAAGCTTAAACATCTTGATTTGAATCATACGAAAGTGACTGCAGAAGGGGTAAAGACATTCGCGGCTGCGATGCCCCAATGCCGAATCATCAGCGACTTTGGAGTCTTTGAACCGAAGATCAAGTAATAAAGCCCCGCCAATTTTTCCCTTCGCTAAGTTCGTGCGGGTCTGGTACCATACTTCAGGATAAAATTCCGCACGGAGTAAGCAGATGGCGTTTCAATTTCCCCGTTGTGAAGTAGTGCCCACAGCCGATCATCAGGCCGTTTTTCGCATTGATGGTGAAGAACGCCTGCGTTGGCATTACGGTCCCGATTACCCACGGCCGTTTCTCTATCCGCTGGTGGGGCCATCTGGCACCGTGCTGACACGGATGGGACATCCGGGTGCTCCAAACCACGATCATCATCGTTCAATCTGGTTCGCCCACAATAAGGTGCTGGGCATCGATTTCTGGGCAGATCGCAAACCGCCGAAAATTTATCAGAAAGATTGGTACTGCTACGTCGATGGTGCGGATGAAGCGGTGATGGCAGTACAACTGGGCTGGCAGGATGGCCACGACCCAAAAGATCTGCTGGTACAGGACGTGATTGTGGCGGTGCGGCCCGGACCAGATAAAGAGCTGTTTCTGGAAATCCAGACCACCTTCAAACCGGTGGCGGCAGAACTGGAATTCGGCAAAACTAATTTTGGCTTTCTGGCCGTGCGGGTGGCAAAGCACCTTTCCGCCCACTTTGGCGGTGGGGAATTGACCGGATCGGATGGCACGAAGGGAGAACCTGCCCTGTTTGGCAAAGCGTTCCGCTGGATGGACTATTCTGGGCCCGCACCAGGTGGGGATCAGGAAGGGATTACCTATTTCGACCATCCAGGCAATCCCGGTCACCCGGTGAAGTGGCACGTCCGCGAAGATGGCTGGATGGGTGCGTCTGTATGCATGGATGGGCCCCACACGATTTCCAAAGAAGGCCCCCTGACGTTGCGTTACCTGCTTTGGGCCCACCGTGGGCAACATAAGCTGGATAAGGCAGCCAAAGTTTTTCAGGATTTTTCTAATCTGGGCATGTGGGAGTTGGTGAAACAACCCGTCAAACACACCATGTGGGGTGTCAAACGCCTGCCAGTCCGTGGCTAACGAAAAAAATGAGAAAAATATCATTTTCTATGGGCGGAAACCGATGAAAATCCGTTTTTGCGAAATCTCACGCACCGTGGGGCGAATAACGTTAAAACGGTAATAAAGAGGCTGGAATCATGCTCGGCGATTATGAAACCCAGATGGAATACCACGGACGGGGTGCAACAGCGATTGAAAAAGCGATGACCATTCTGGTTTCTCGTGGATTTTCGTTGCAGGAACATAGTGAACAGCACGTTCTGGCCACCAGCAGTGGCTATAACAATAATCGTCAGGACCCACTGCTTGGGGCGTCTCAAATTGAACTGCGTGCGGGCTATAACAACTTACAACTCTCAGCCGATCTCAGCAGTGCTCGCTGGTTGCAGAAATTTGTCAGCACTTTTCCGATGATTTTAACCGTTGTGATCTTGGGGATTGTCAGTATTGTTCTCTCCCTGACCACGCCAATGGGAGTGTGGGTATATATTCTGCTGGGTATCTTTGCAGTGGATGTCGTCATATTTTCCATCGTGGGAAAACTTGTTGGCGGCAAGATCATGCAGAATACCACCAATGCACTGGAACAGTTTCTGAACAACGTGGTACAACTGGCGGATGCCCAACTGGCCTCGACCCATCCGCATGAAGACAGTTGAATCACGCGAACAAAGTTAGCTTTTTGGGCAACAGCGGGTAAATTGCATTAAACAGAAATCAGAAATATCGGCTTCGCAGGCCGGAATGTAAGCCGGGTTTTGTACCAGGCAAGCCTGGCAGTAGTCATTTATCTAGCCCATCTGTTGCCAGGTGGGTCGAGCAGCCTACCCGAGAGTCAAATGAACCGAGCAGGTTCTCCCCTCTGTTTGGCCTTGCTTCGAGTGGGGTTTGCCGAGCCAATCAGTCGCCTGATTGCTGGTGGGCTCTTACTTTCAGGAATTGCTTCCCCCACCATTTCACCCTTACCACTGTTGTTGCCAACGGTGGCGGTATCCTTTCTGTTGCACTTTCCCTGCAACCACTCCCAATTCGCCGAAATCAGGCTAGTTGCGGTGGACGTTATCCATCACTCTGCTCTGCGAAGCCCGGACTTTCCTCTCCTGGCCATTCACCAGCAGCGACTACCCATCCGACCTGCGATAAAAATATTATATTCATTCCAGAAATTCTGGTGGCAGCAACATACGAAGTTTTCCACAGCCTTTTTGCAGTGGCAACTGGCAATCCAGCAACGCAATTGCAGCTTTTTTGTAGTGGATTCGAACACCCGCATTGCCAATCAGCCAGGCCACAAAACGACTGATCGTGGGTTCGTGGCCCACGAGTGCCGCAGACTCCTGCACGCTCGTGGATATTTCACCCGCCATCTCTTTATTGTCGCCATTCAGATCGAGCGTGGGCAGCACGACACGGTGGGGTCCTTCAATTCCCCAGGTACTGGCCAGAATATCGGCTGTCTGGACTGCACGCACGAGCGGACTGCTCCCCACGTAACTTGGGATCAGGTGGTGCTTTGCCAGAAAGCCTGCAACCGCGCGGGACTGGGCAATTCCTGTTTCGGTCAGGTAACGTTCCCCGTCAATTCCCTGGGTAAGGGCAGGATCGACGGCTTCTGCATGTCGAATCATTAATAAACGCAGGATCATGAATCAGTTCCTATGGGCAGGTATTTGCTAAAAACCTGTTTTCAGAATCCTTCCCGAACAAACATAATAAAATCAGTGCTGGGCGTGGTGCCACCGGACCTGCCAGTGATTTTTGCCACCTGCCCACGATGATACCCACCGTGCGTCACCACGTGCGTCAGAATATCCGCGATCGGGTGGACAAATTCCTGCCCAGCAAAGTTACGAAAGTTCAGCGTGTTACTCAATTGCTCATTCGTAATACTGCTGAGATATTCCTGATAGCCGTTCTCGTTGTTCACAATCCATTGCTCGCATTCGTCCAGCGTCAATGTAGGCCATACCTGCAAAAGAGATGGTCGCTGCAAGAGTCGACTTAACCAAACTTCTTCGGCAGCAAGCACATGCGAAAAAAGCGGGCCCCCATCTGGCAGTGCCTCTGGTGTGGCACGCAAGGTGGCACAGATTCGCCTGTTAGCCCAGGCAGCATAACGAAACAAGCGTTGAAAATAGTCGATCATCGGTGGCACCCACAAAAGCAGTACAGCACCAATATCTTATATGAAAGTTACTTTTGTTTAAGTTACTTAGTCTTCACTTGCTGATTCATCAATTAATTGGTGTTGTTGTTTTGAAAAGCGTCGAGAGTCTTAGGCAGGGTTGATTTTCAGTTATTTTGAAGTGCGTTTGTTACGTCGGTGCGGCTGGGATTTCTGCGAAAAAGCCGCCAGCAATTCCTGTTCAAGTTCTGGTGAAGTATCTGGAATTTCTTTTTCAATATCTGCAGGCAACTCGTCCGCTGGTGGGGGATTTGATAGCAGCAGATCGACAAACCCCTGACATCTGACCTGTCTGGCACCGTGGATATGGGCAGCATCCCGAACCCGCCTGTCGTTCGATACAACGGTCCATTTTTCAGGTGTGCGCAGATGGCTCAATTCTTCTTCGATGTAAGAATCGGCGCAACTGCCGTGCACGACAATCACCCGCATCCCAAATCGGGTGGTTTCTCTGGCCCCACCGTAAGAGTTCTGTGCATCGAAAACGATACGAATTTCCCACTGTTTGCCCGAAAGATGGTCTGCGATCCAGGAAAGCATCTCTTCTCGGGCACGGTGCAGGCCAGATTGCCCCGCCTTTTCATCGATGCGAGTACCGATTGCATGCAGCAGGTTGTACCCATCGATCAGAAATTGTTCCATGGCATCAGGTATCCGAATCGTGGGATTCATCGATCGTGGATTGATCGACAGGTTCCGAGCTGAAGCGGTACGATTCCCCCAGCCACCGACCCAGATCAATGGTGCGGCAACGTTTGGAGCAAAACGGGTATTCAGGCCACTCGTTCATCGGCCCGGGCATGGGCAAGTCACAAATGTCGCACTTGTTCATCGACTTTTTCATGATTTACTGTCACTGGAGCCACCGGTTGCAGGTGCGGCAGGTGGCGTGGCGGGTGCTGCAGGTTTATCACTGGCCGCAGGTGGGGTGTCCGCTTTCGCAGAATCTTTGTAACCTTCGCTGCGGTAATCAGTTTCGTAAAATCCGGAACCTTTGAAGAGAATCGCAGCACCAGTTCCAAACAGGCGTCGCAATTTGTCTTCATTGCACTTGGGGCATGTTTTTAAGGTATCCGCACTGAACGATTGAAATTCTTCAAACCGATGTCCACAGCCATCGCACACATAATCGTAAGTTGGCATCGCCGTATTCCTGAATGTAACTCAATTGTAACAAGTTAGCGGAAATATTTTCCAGTATTATAGAACCGGGATTTCAATCGGTGCTATCGAATGACGGTCTTGATCAGGTTTCCGTGTACATCGGTCAGGCGACGATCCAGGCCATTGTAACGCCAGGTCAGGCGGGTGTGCTCAAAGCCCAGCAGGTGCAGCACGGTGGCGTAAAAATCCCACACGGTGGATACGGATTCAACCGACTTTCGACCAAATTCGTCTGTTGCACCGTGGGAAACGCCCCCACGAACGCCCGCACCCATCATCCAGCAGGTAAACCCATCCGGATTGTGGTCTCGACCGGGTGTTTTCAACTGTTGGGTGGGCATCCGGCCAAATTCGGTTGTCCAGAGCACCAGCGTGTCTTCCAGCAAACCCGTTTGCTTCAAATCGGACAGCAGTGCGGCTGTCGGCTGGTCGAAAATCGGGCAGTGCCGCTCATAATCGGCTTTCAACGTCTTGTGGGCATCCCAATTGAGCAGCCCATCGACACCAGACGCACGCGACGCACAGTAAAGGTTGACATAGCGAACACCTTTTTCTAGCAAACGGCGTGCCAGAAGGCAGTTTTTAGCATACGCTGCCTTATATTTATTCCCATCGGTGGTGCCGTAGGCTTCATGAGTTTTGGCGGTTTCCCGCGTCAAATCCATCACTTCGGGAGCCGATAACTGCATTTTCGCTGCTAACTCGTACGCAGCCATGCGTGCCTGCAGTTCCGTATGGCCAGGGTCTGCGGCTGCATGATTTTTGTTCAACGTGCTTAGCAGATCTCTTACCGCATCCTGATCTTTCGCGGTAAACCCCGCTGGTGGCTGCAGATTTCGCACCGGCATGTGGGCTGCCATTTCAATCCCCTGGTAGGTGGCTGGCAAAAACCCGTTGGACCAGTTTGCTTTCCCGTTCGGTGGCTCGCCCCGCGTGTCAACCAGGGCAACATACGTGGGCAGGTTATCATTCATCGAACCAAGCGCATAGCTTACCCACGCACCTGCGGCCGGAAAGCCTTCTGAAACGTGGCCAGTATTCATGAAGATGCACCCCGGGCCGTGGGTGTTGCTTTTCGATGTCATGGAATGGATAAATGCCATGTCGTCCACATGTTTTGCCATGTTGGGTAGCAGGCTGGAAATATGCTTGCCCGATTGCCCACAAGGGACAAAATCCCACGGACTGCGCATCAGAGGTCCATTGGGGCCTTGAAATGAAACCAGTTTTTCCTGGCCGGGCATCGCCTGACCATGGCGTTTCAGCAATTCTGGCTTGTAATCCCACAGGTCAATGTGGGAAGCTGCTCCTGGGCAGAAGATCTGCAGCACCCGCTTCGCTTTCGCGGGATGGTGGGTGGTGCCTGGCTTCCAGGTTGGGTTTTCTTTGGCATGTAATGCACCAGAAAGGTGCATTACACCCAGCCCAGCCATTGCGGTGTATACGTTTTCGAAAAACGATCGACGTGTCTGGTCGTCCACAGTAATACTCCTGAATCACCCAGCTTGCTGGTTAATTTGCTACGCTGCCGCTAGCTGCATTGTCTGCATTCATGGAATAAAAGTCACGCAATTTATTTCGAAAATCAAGCGATTGCTGTGCGGATAACCAGATATTTTCTTACAATCCTGGTTGCTGTGTGATAGCTCCACCCATTGTTCTGCAGGAGTGTTGGAAAAAATCACACGACAACTGGTCTTGATCTCCAGGTTCTTTGAAATAAAATCGGGCTCATTCTCGATGATACCCTTTGCTCTTTGCAAAGTAGTTCCATGTATCAACCACATGCACAGGGCGTCCTCTTGAAGTAGAATATCTCCACAAGTGCTAAAAGATATTTTAACAAAATTTAAACACATGAAGCATGTTATCATCTGAAAAGTAGCTTTGGAAGAACGATATAACATTCAAGCGATTATTTAAATTGTCCCACGTGCTGTGGTGCAGACAGTACAGTACTGAGTAAGACAATTTTCCACAGAAGAGGTTTCCATGTCTAAGTTGTTATTAAGCGGTGCCCTTGCGGTACTGATCGGTGTGGGTGCCAATGCCCAACCACGTGGCGATGCTGATCGCCTTCGGGAAGAAATCAAGCGGCTTGAACAGAATCTGGATTCGACCAGAGCACAGTTGAAGCGGGCAGAAGAAGCACTACGTAATGCCGCGGAAGCGAAGCGTAATCCCATGCCACCTGCAAAAGAAAGCAACAGAGGACCTGATTCCAAAGGCCCCAAAGGACCAGGATTTGGGCCAATGGGACCCGGTTTCAAAGGCCCGATGGCACCCAGATCACAAGAAGATATGGCCAAATTACGGAAGGAAATTGAAGAGCGGATGCAATTCTTCCGCAAGTCGGACGACAAAAAAGAACCCAGACCCGAAGGGCGTGCAGAAGAGAAAAAAGGTCCACCAATGCGTGGTGGTAACCTGGAAGACCGGAACTTCGAGGAACTTCGCAAGATGGTCGAACAAATGCGGAAAGAACTTTCAAACCGCATGGGGGAAGGTGACCGCACCCGTGATCGTGGCCCCAGCACCGATAGGCGTCCGGGTGGACCAGGGCGGGGTTTCGGTATGTTCGGTCCAGGTGGACCTGGGCGTGGTGGCTTTGGGATGTCCGGTCGTGGTGGCCCACCCAGTTTCAGCCCAGGAAGGAGCCGTGAGCGTTCCCCACGGATGCCCAGTGTGGAAGCCCGAATCGATTCTTTGATCAAACAACTCGAAGCGTTGAAGCGCGATCTCAGCAACAAAAAGTAGTGGCTGATTTGCCAGTAACGGCAGAAAACCCAAACGGGTATTCAGTTATTCGTACCTTCCGAAAACCGTCATTCCCGAGTAGGCGGTAATCCACGACTGAAAAACCTAAGCAGCTACCAGAAAATTGACACCTCACATCAGAATGCAGGTACTATTCTGTTTCTGGATCATTGCACATTTTCGAGAAACAACCGTCTGGATCGCTACCTCTTTTTTCCTACCCACGAAAAGGCTCAATGGCTCCTTTTACCATTGCATGAACCTTTTTAGTCGACTCCTGTCATCTACGGTGAGTTATCCACGTGATGAAAGGGAAAAACGGGAAGGAAAGTCATGGAGGCGGTTCTCTTTATTGGTCTGCAGGCTTCGGGAAAATCGAGCTATTACAAAGAACGATTTTTCACGTCGCACGTACGGATCAGCCTGGACCTCCTGAAAACACGGCACCGCGAAAAGCGCTTGTTGGCAATGTGTCTGGAAACAAACCAGCCATTTGTGGTGGATAATACCAACCCCATGCTGGCAGATCGTGGGCGATATCTCAAGGATGCGAAAGAAGCTGGATTCACGGTAGTGGGGTACTATTTTCAATCCCGCATCGCTGACTGTTTGGAACGGAACCAGCATCGCCCGAATCCGGTTCCAGTGGTCGCTTTGCTTGCTACGTCCGGAAAGCTGGTATTGCCCAGTTATTCGGAAGGATTTGACACGCTGAAGTATGTGCAACTCACCAGCACAGGTTTTGTGGTTGAGGAATGGACCGATGAAGTTTGATGATCTCGACAGGAAAATGCGCGTTTTTGAAACCGCTGCCGACATGTGCGTGCTGCCTGGCATGTACATGATTGCTCGACTGGATGGTCGTAGTTTTACCCGGTTGACCAAAGAAATTTGCGATTTTGAAGCACCATTTGATGTGCGATTCCGCGATTTGATGGTCGCCACGACAGAAGCACTGATGACATGTGGCTTTCAGGTGCGTTACGCTTACACCGAAAGCGACGAAATTTCACTGCTTTTTGATCCGGATGAGCAATTGTTTGGCAGAAAGCTTCGCAAATACCACTCGACGTTGGCTGGTGAGGCGAGTGCACAGTTTTCTCTGAAACTTGGACAACCGGCCAGTTTCGACTGCCGGATTTCACAAATGCCCAGCATCGAACTGGTTCTGGATTATTTTCGCTGGCGACAGGAAGATGCTGCCCGCAATGCCCTGAACGCCTGGTGCTATTGGACACTCCGGAAAGAAGGGCTCAGTGTTGCTCAGGCAACATCCGAGCTACTTGGTCGATCAACTCGTCAAAAGAACGAGTTGTTGTTTGAGTATGGGATTAACTTTAATGATCTGCCCCACTGGCAAAAACGTGGGGTGGGTCTACTGTGGGAGCAATACGATAAAATTGCTGTGAATCGCAAGACTAACGAGACGACCACTGCACGCCGGAAGCGGATTCGAACGGAAGATCATTTGCCGATGAAAGAGGAATATCATCGCTTCTTGCAGCAGATGATCTGCCCACTGCAGCCAGCGTAGAGAAATCGTTGGGACTTGCTTGCAGATTATACCAGGCCACTGAGTGTGCTGGTGCTGTCGGCAAAGCGATCTGTTTCGATACCCATTTTTTGTAACATGCTTAACAGCACGTTGGACATGGGTGGGTGTTTTTCAATAGGGAATGCCAGGTGCTGTCCAAGTTTCATCCCCAGACGATGCCCACCTGCCACGAGCAGTGGCAGATTTTTCGGTGAATGTTCCCCACCGGTGCCACTGTTCATACCGGAACCAAACATAATCGTGGTGTTATCCAGCATGTTGCCTTCGCCTTCAGCAGTCGATTTCAACATCCCCATGAAGCGGCCTAGCCGTTCAAGGTGAAAGCGGTTAATTGCAGCAAGTTTCTGCAACATCCCTGCATCCCCACCGTGGTGGGAAAGTTCATGATGGTTTTCCCCACCGCCGCCGTAACCACCTGCTTCGCGGCTCCATTCAAAGGTAATCACCCGCGTGGTATCGGTAATGAATGCCAGGTAGCTCAGCTCCAGCATCACATCCAGCCACATTGGGCGATCATGGCCATTCATTGGCTGGCTGTTTAACTGCAAACCGGTATCACCCACCTTGGGTTTCGGAATATCCATCCAGCGTTGCATCCGTTCAATCTGCTTTTCGGTGGCCCGCACACTGGCAAGATATTCATCCAGTTTGCGTCGATCCGTGATACCCAGCTTCTTGTTCAGTGCGGCAGTTTCAGACGCAAGATCGTCCAGAATCGACCGCCGCTGCTGGTAACGCAACAGTAATGCTTCGCGATCTTTGGCAGTTTCTGGTACAAACAGCCGCTCAAACAGACGGCGTGGGGAATTTTCAGATGGTTGTGGCACGCCTGTGATGTCAAAAGAGAGCGTGTGCGAATGCCCCGCACTACCCGTGCCACTCATGTCGCCAAGTTGTAGCGAAGAAAAGCGGGTATGTTTGCCATGGAAATCTGCGGCAATCTGATCCGCAGAAATCGTATTAGTGTAATCAGCACCCGGCTTTGCTTTCAGGTAGGCAGCAGTCAACCAGGTATCTGCCCCACTGTGACCACCTTCGGAAGCAGGGTGACCCAGCCCAGTGCACACGGTGAAGTCGTTGCGAAACTCTTTCAGCACTTCCAGCGTGGGAGAAAGCGTGTAATTGGCACCGGTATCTTTCGGCACCCACTGCAGAATGTTCACACCGTTGG is from Zavarzinella sp. and encodes:
- a CDS encoding PmoA family protein — encoded protein: MAFQFPRCEVVPTADHQAVFRIDGEERLRWHYGPDYPRPFLYPLVGPSGTVLTRMGHPGAPNHDHHRSIWFAHNKVLGIDFWADRKPPKIYQKDWYCYVDGADEAVMAVQLGWQDGHDPKDLLVQDVIVAVRPGPDKELFLEIQTTFKPVAAELEFGKTNFGFLAVRVAKHLSAHFGGGELTGSDGTKGEPALFGKAFRWMDYSGPAPGGDQEGITYFDHPGNPGHPVKWHVREDGWMGASVCMDGPHTISKEGPLTLRYLLWAHRGQHKLDKAAKVFQDFSNLGMWELVKQPVKHTMWGVKRLPVRG
- the yacG gene encoding DNA gyrase inhibitor YacG produces the protein MNKCDICDLPMPGPMNEWPEYPFCSKRCRTIDLGRWLGESYRFSSEPVDQSTIDESHDSDT
- a CDS encoding zinc ribbon domain-containing protein, which encodes MPTYDYVCDGCGHRFEEFQSFSADTLKTCPKCNEDKLRRLFGTGAAILFKGSGFYETDYRSEGYKDSAKADTPPAASDKPAAPATPPAAPATGGSSDSKS
- a CDS encoding histidine phosphatase family protein, which encodes MILRLLMIRHAEAVDPALTQGIDGERYLTETGIAQSRAVAGFLAKHHLIPSYVGSSPLVRAVQTADILASTWGIEGPHRVVLPTLDLNGDNKEMAGEISTSVQESAALVGHEPTISRFVAWLIGNAGVRIHYKKAAIALLDCQLPLQKGCGKLRMLLPPEFLE
- a CDS encoding DUF1501 domain-containing protein; the protein is MDDQTRRSFFENVYTAMAGLGVMHLSGALHAKENPTWKPGTTHHPAKAKRVLQIFCPGAASHIDLWDYKPELLKRHGQAMPGQEKLVSFQGPNGPLMRSPWDFVPCGQSGKHISSLLPNMAKHVDDMAFIHSMTSKSNTHGPGCIFMNTGHVSEGFPAAGAWVSYALGSMNDNLPTYVALVDTRGEPPNGKANWSNGFLPATYQGIEMAAHMPVRNLQPPAGFTAKDQDAVRDLLSTLNKNHAAADPGHTELQARMAAYELAAKMQLSAPEVMDLTRETAKTHEAYGTTDGNKYKAAYAKNCLLARRLLEKGVRYVNLYCASRASGVDGLLNWDAHKTLKADYERHCPIFDQPTAALLSDLKQTGLLEDTLVLWTTEFGRMPTQQLKTPGRDHNPDGFTCWMMGAGVRGGVSHGATDEFGRKSVESVSTVWDFYATVLHLLGFEHTRLTWRYNGLDRRLTDVHGNLIKTVIR
- a CDS encoding DUF1552 domain-containing protein, translated to MQPLSRRALLRGAGAALALPFLDAMLPKLQSAPSTFKPWPKSQVSNVPRMICCYVPNGVNILQWVPKDTGANYTLSPTLEVLKEFRNDFTVCTGLGHPASEGGHSGADTWLTAAYLKAKPGADYTNTISADQIAADFHGKHTRFSSLQLGDMSGTGSAGHSHTLSFDITGVPQPSENSPRRLFERLFVPETAKDREALLLRYQQRRSILDDLASETAALNKKLGITDRRKLDEYLASVRATEKQIERMQRWMDIPKPKVGDTGLQLNSQPMNGHDRPMWLDVMLELSYLAFITDTTRVITFEWSREAGGYGGGGENHHELSHHGGDAGMLQKLAAINRFHLERLGRFMGMLKSTAEGEGNMLDNTTIMFGSGMNSGTGGEHSPKNLPLLVAGGHRLGMKLGQHLAFPIEKHPPMSNVLLSMLQKMGIETDRFADSTSTLSGLV
- a CDS encoding ATP-binding protein, which produces MEAVLFIGLQASGKSSYYKERFFTSHVRISLDLLKTRHREKRLLAMCLETNQPFVVDNTNPMLADRGRYLKDAKEAGFTVVGYYFQSRIADCLERNQHRPNPVPVVALLATSGKLVLPSYSEGFDTLKYVQLTSTGFVVEEWTDEV
- a CDS encoding DinB family protein; its protein translation is MIDYFQRLFRYAAWANRRICATLRATPEALPDGGPLFSHVLAAEEVWLSRLLQRPSLLQVWPTLTLDECEQWIVNNENGYQEYLSSITNEQLSNTLNFRNFAGQEFVHPIADILTHVVTHGGYHRGQVAKITGRSGGTTPSTDFIMFVREGF
- a CDS encoding tRNA(His) guanylyltransferase Thg1 family protein, which gives rise to MKFDDLDRKMRVFETAADMCVLPGMYMIARLDGRSFTRLTKEICDFEAPFDVRFRDLMVATTEALMTCGFQVRYAYTESDEISLLFDPDEQLFGRKLRKYHSTLAGEASAQFSLKLGQPASFDCRISQMPSIELVLDYFRWRQEDAARNALNAWCYWTLRKEGLSVAQATSELLGRSTRQKNELLFEYGINFNDLPHWQKRGVGLLWEQYDKIAVNRKTNETTTARRKRIRTEDHLPMKEEYHRFLQQMICPLQPA
- a CDS encoding NYN domain-containing protein yields the protein MEQFLIDGYNLLHAIGTRIDEKAGQSGLHRAREEMLSWIADHLSGKQWEIRIVFDAQNSYGGARETTRFGMRVIVVHGSCADSYIEEELSHLRTPEKWTVVSNDRRVRDAAHIHGARQVRCQGFVDLLLSNPPPADELPADIEKEIPDTSPELEQELLAAFSQKSQPHRRNKRTSK